A window of Quercus robur chromosome 12, dhQueRobu3.1, whole genome shotgun sequence genomic DNA:
ttgcatacaaatattttgtcattatgattttttttttaatgattgacTTAAGTATTTAATTCatacctttttaatttttcaggTTTGTTAATATGTATTTATCATGACTTACTATGCCTCTTGTGGCTTTGGGTAGTTTTGGTCTAGAGCTTTTTCATCATTACATTGGATAGAAGTTTGAATATATGATTGCATATCTCATATGATATGCTATATGTTCTTTCTTCTTATCACGATTCATGCTTCTTTGAAAGATCAAGCTTCGACTATCTAATTACATAGATGTAAGTTAAATGGCAAAGCATTTTTGGCTCGTAATCTACACCACCTGGATAACATTTCCACTCTGTGAATTGTACATGGTTTAATATCACAAGCTTAATGTCAAGCATCAGTGTCAGAATAGATATCATATTGAAAACCCTATTTGATAATGTTGCACTGAATATTTGTTGCAGCACACCTTACTTTCTTTCACAGTAAAAGAACAATGGCAAGTGGCAACTCAATCTGGTGGCTTGATTCAGGATCAGAATTTGAACTCCACTGTAGAGGTACTAGAAGCTCTGTCTAACCCTTTGTTCTgtacatgttattttttatagttttttttattgaaattattttgtgtCTTATTATAGTTTCAATATTCAACTTTCATACTTATAGTTTCTAGAAAGAAAACTGCATCAATGGGCAGTCAAAGAGCACTAGCTGACCTTTCAAATTCAGAAAAACCCTCAACATGCCTGGCATTGAAGAACCATTCCAACAAGTTGGTTGCTGTTGGTGGAGAGCATAATGTGTGTAAATTAACATCTCCTTCTGGAGGAAAGATCAAAGTCCTTATTGAGTTCCCAAACTCTGAGAAACCCTCTACACTTAAGGCATCAAAGAAGAACCATACAGACAAGTTGAGCATTGACAATAGAGAAATTGATGTCTCTAAGCCAATATCTTCTGTCCAAGGGGAGGTCAATGTTTTTGAACCCACTATAAGCCAGTCAACAAAGAGCCATCAGTTTATTGCTTAAGATAAAGTAAATGGTAGGAAAGCACTAACAAACATTTTAAATATAGAAACTCTATATCTACATCAGGCTTCAAAGACTAATCATTATTCCAAGGTCAGCTTTGTTGAAGATGAAAAATTCCTGCACAATCATAAAGGGTGCATCCAATTGAAAACAAGGGCAGCTGACATGGAATTCTTTGTGAGGATACTTGGATTGGATGATGGTAATAATCCTCATCCTTTTTAATGTTGTTCATTTAAAGCCATGCCTAACAATCTTTTCTATGCTTGAACTTGATTACTAATTGTGCTCCCTTTTTTCAATGCAATTGTTGTTAGAGAGTGTGCTTTTAGATCAGCGCCAAGGAAAGGTGGGTTTGCATTTCTGTCCCTATTTTCCCACAATGTGttcctttttcaatttcttaaagCTGGTATACATATGGATcacttattttgtattttcagGTTGCGAGTCCCCTTTGGAATTGGGTAATTGTGGAGATGGCTGAGCTGCCAAATGAAGTTCGAATTCCTTTTCAATGGACATCTGAGCTGCTGGATATTGATATTTCTTCACAGCAATGCGGGATGTTTATGTCTCCAAAAAACTTTTCATTGATGGACACACCTGCATTTTCCTCAGGTTTGAATTACCAATACTTGGCTGCAGGCTTGTAGTATTTTGACCAAATGTGATAGTTAAAGTTGTGTAATTcgttttctctttctcatttttaaaaagaatgacCGGTGATGTAATTATGATTTACGACTCTTTCGCTGATTGATTTCATTCATACTTTCTAGATTATGAACTCATGTTGCAGCTCATATCATAGGCTCATTGGCTAACTACTGAATTCTTTTAGCTTGCAACTAACTGTCATAGGTTTATCATGCTTGTTTATGTGTTCTGACCCGCCTAAGGATTTTTAGCTTCTGTTTCAATGAAAGAACGTTGCTCATTTTGGtggaaaaatatttaatattacgGAAATTCTTGCTGCAAATAAAGTAAATTAAATCTGAATTCTAGCTACCTAAAGTTAACAAGCTTTGTAAGTGAACAAGGGCAAGAAAGAATCTTGCATAGATATAGAATTATGTAAACGTGTTGTACTTAAAGGTTGATTTTGTGTATGTTGGAGTCCCTGATAATACGTCTCTTACTACATAATCTCCTAGGACTAGATCATAGTGTCTTCTTTCACAAGGATCTAGTGAAAAGCCCTCTATGATTGTTTCTTGTTAGAGTAACAGTGGGACATACTGAAGAATACAAGTAGTTGCttgtagagaacaaaaaaatggcAATTAACCCCAGGTTAGCACAATTAGTTGGTGATCACGATTCACGCCTCATTTAAGTGTGGAGGATTTTGAACCTCCCCTCTTCCCTTGGGACCAagactcatttaaaaaaaaaaaaaaaaaaaaaaaaaaaaccagcaagaTAGAGAAGATAGTCAAAGTCTATTTTCAATCAATCCCAACTCCCAAGGAGTTGGATTCACCAAGGAAATAGTCGAGTGTTCGAAAAACTTTGGGCACACAataacagggaaaaaaaatgcatatattagATCTTGTCAAGATTTATGGTTGGAAAGTAATGGTAAGAAAACAAGTGTTACAACTAAGCCAAAACCAAGTGGTGTCCAGTCCATTAATAAAAGgaataatatatatgataatagTTAAATGTAAGGcctgtgggttccagttagtttagctggtaaagtctctgatggttgtataagagatttggggttcaattccCTGTCTATGCCAAAAACAGATTGGTtttttggtctaatgataactctttatcatcagaccaaaaaatatatataaggccTAATTGTAAAATTAGGTTAAAGGAGCTATCAAGATGGGTAAATCTAAGAAGGAATTTATTGGTAAATCTAAGAAGGAATTTATTCAAAATCTATATGTGATTCCAAGAAACTTAAGAAAGACAAGTTTGGAACCACACACGACAAATTCTTTGAGGTTTACATACAGTAAAAACAAAAGCCtacttttttattctatttaaataacACAACCACTGTGGATAAGGAACACTAATCACTAATCAGCCAGTAATCACAAGTTTATGTGGGAATTTTATTTCACAAAACTTGTACCAATATAAACGTATCATCTTGTGCCCCTGCCTAGTCAGTATGAAGAGTGCCTACATATTTTATGAATTACTGAAGTTTGGAAGTATGAATTAATGGAAAACAAGAATAGGAAAAGTAACATTTTGTTCATGTATGATGAGGATACATATAATTGGTGATTATCTGGGGAGTGGGGTAATAGCAAAGAATTTGATAGGGAACACAATTTGATTTTGGAGGGTACATACACCACAAGAATTTTGAGAGATTGGCGACATTCATCGTTTTGAAAGTGTAGAACCATTTTAGTTCAATAACAATGTGAtgcataattatattttctcaatggCAAAGCAAGTCACATCATTATATTTCCCTTTTTAACCTCTTTGCATGTGCAACATGCTATTTagtattctttttcttcatttttttttttaactcttttttctttctctctcaatccATTTGGCACGTCCTCGTTTTCTATGATGTGAAggtaaatatataataaatccaCACATCAATGTCCCATTTATCATAAGGTCTATATTATGTAAGAGCAGTGGGCACCAACTCTTGTCCCATTGAAAATTGAAGATGTGGTCTATAAGGGGTAGTGGTTTTCACGACCAAAAAAGGGGCGGCTTAGTGCTTTGTTGAAAACCACCTTTTCAATTAAATATAGAAAGAAAGACACATGTAGAGGAAGTGTAAAGGAAGAACTTGGTTATTGAAAAATCTAGTAGTTCGAAGAGTTCATTGGATAGGATATATGCCCCACAGACAAACCATTTTGCGGACATTATAACACTACTTTGCCTCACACAAGTTACTAGCACTAACATCTCCTTTACCTCAAATTCTGTTTGGTATTCAATTTCACAATTGGCTGTAGCCACACTATTGCCTTTAACTATATACACTTGTCACGAACTGAAGTTATTAAGagaccacccccccccccccccccccaatatgCAAAACACAATTAGGGAGAACTATTTAGTGTCTTTTTTGGATTCTCTTTCTAAAGTGGCTCAAAAGTTACAATTATACAAGCACTAACTTATAGCTGATTTACCTCTAGTtgcgtttggtattgaaattgGTAGCATTCACACTGCGGCGTGCACTAGCCTGTCACCATCTTGAAGTTGTTAAGACCTGGAAGACCCCATTTGCAAAATAACTTTGGAAAGAAATGAGTTAATGAATAACTTTGTGGATTATTTCCACGCTGAAGGAATTTTTTCTGCTTTAAGAGACCTAGAGCTACTCTAGCATTTGACCACTTGTGGGACATTTACGTTTTACTTTTTGCTCAATGCAAATTACACTTGATTATGAATAAAAAGttaagagaaagaaaactaGAAAAGGAAAAGCCACTCTCCCAGCAAGGCGAAAGATTCACTTAACCTGTTAACCAAGCCATAAAGAATATGCTTAAGAGTAGGACTGCTCATTGTTGTTCATATAAAGTCAAGTTTATGAAAGGAAAAACACACACGCACGCGCACACAGAGATTGTGAACAAATAGACAAAGCAAACCAGAAAACATTAGCATGAGTGCATGACATGGACCTCACTCCTAATTCCAAGGATTGAGTGCGCAAATCACAAGAAAGTTACAGAATAATAAACTATAAGAATTATTCTACCTCTACAGTTTGGTCAACTATAACCATCTCTAACCATTACTTAGCAGATGCCCTGGACTGAATCCATCtaaagtttcaactttcaattctATTCGAGCAGATGGTCATTTTATTGAACTGAAATATTCTTTAGGAGGTGGCAAAATTTGTGTACAGCTATAGTTATCATATGATATTTGTTCTTCTTAACAATAGTATACCATCTCATTTCTGGAGATTGATTCCAATAAGTTTTGAATTCTAAACTTCTAGCTGTTAGATGGCAGTCCAACTGATTTCCCACTAAGAAAAAAGGCACAATTTCTTTGtactacttttcttttctttctttttttttttccgtctAGACCAAAAGTTTCATCATCAGTGACATATGGTTGTCTGATAGataaaatattggaaaaaaaaacctagagcTGGTCTACTTAATAATCATGTACCATTCGTGtgcaaacataaaaaatgagtttcaCTTGAACTATAGGTTTTCAAAACtaatatttaaagtttttcAAACATTGAATTTCCTATGTACCAACAGGAAGAAACCTTTTCTTGGtcattttcttctcatatttGAGAAAATTCTCTCTTGGTATCTTTCCTATAGGCTAATCAGCTAATCATCTCATAATCTATAGCAGTGCAATGATAGGAAATTGAACTAGattattttaatcaattatTCTAATTTTGTGGTTTAGTCAAAAGTTAGTCTTTGGAATCATTGTTGTTGGGttgattgaatttaataatCATTCTTTTCTATACTGCTCTCCCCATTAAGTGAGTCTTCTTGCATTCTCATTTTTATCATAGCAGGGAGATGGTTTCCTAATGATCAACTAATTGTGTAATGATAGATATTTAGAGCAAGAATGGAAAAATCAGGGCGGTGGGCTGATAAGATTCGATCTTTATATCTCTTTTCACGACTCCTATTGGATGcttattgtttcttttttaggtTTCCATTGGCATTTTTGATGGAGTGATCAATAATAGGCTGTCATTCTGAACATAATAAGGCTAGGGGATTCTTTGGCTAAGAAATGCTAatatctttttttcaaaaagaaggTGCTCAAATTTTGATAATGGAAGGTTAAAGATGCCAAGCTTGTTGAGGGCTATGGCTTCAGAAACTATTGTGAAGatatgagcttttttttttggtttgcttTTTAAGCTGAAAGAATTTTATTGCTAAAACAAACATACAGTGCAGAGACGGAAAGATAAGAGCTTTTTGTTCAAGCATCTCTTTCTAATGCCAAAGATGATACACAAGTGCCTAAACACCTTTGTTGCCATTTTTCAAGTAAAGAAAATGTGTACAATTAGTCATTAAGCATTTTCAATTAAGAGTGATCGCATCCTGTAGATATGGTTCCAAAATGTCCCTTTGTGAGCAATGCTACCTAGCTCTGATCATATTGACACATGGGTACCTCACTTTATTGGTGCTTTGAGTTTCTTGTATAGAAATGATTGGCTAGTAGTCTAGGCATTGTATGATTAGAACTTTGGCGATACCTTCATATTTTTTAAGAGCAAAAGAAGATACAGCGTTTTTCTTGCTTCAGAAAGAAGGAAGGGCAAAAGTTGCACAGCTTATCTATCtgataatttattaaaaaaatatacctaGACGTTGACAACATCACaagtttatattttaaacaAGTTCTGGACAAGGGTAAAAATGTAAACTAGCTTTAAGCTTTCTGTatcttttgtttatttcttaACAAGCCTCTCTTCTGGTTCAACTCCTATTCTGTTTAATGTGGTTTATCACTACTCTtcatttcaaaatcaaaatgattGTATCAATTGCATAAATTATACAAGTGCTATTCCTGAAACCATTTTATGAAGAGGGGAAGAATAGCATATATAGGCACTTACTAAAAACTTAGAAATATTGTGGCATACTAGACGGGTCGTGTAGCCCACACTCAACACTTCAAAATTGCGCTGCTAATTCATTATTATGACCAACGATTTGACAACACTTGAAAGGGTTGAAGCATAAGCTATATATAAAATCCTCTGGAATTGGAAATTCTTTGACTGATCTATGATTGGTGAACAAAATTCTCATTTTGAAAGGCTGTCacattaatataattaaaaaacaatatgtTTTGTCTCTTTTTCACTTGCACTTTGTTCTTTTTCCAATTTCGGGTAGTAAAGGAGAGCTATCTAATCAAGCAGAGAATATGAGTATATATATTGGTTCAACCAAAAGAACCCCATTCATGGTTTGGTTACTTTAAACAAGATTCATTTCAGCATGATTATACTGTTGAGACAAAGTAAACTAATTATAGCTATGAAGGGAAAAATAGAGGAAGGAAAAAAACACAATGAGGATCCCTATAGTGCAGAATCATATACTTTACCAGAGTCAAATCTAGAGGGACAAACATATATCTCATCAAATAGTAAACCAGGTGTGACTACCCCAGTTCAGTGTTGAAGCATATTACTGTTGTGAATATCGTACCACATATCTTAGTCCTTGCCGCACCAAGTTGTAGAAAAAGCAAAACTATGCatccaatccaaaaatgcaCTCAAATACATTGCAACTTCTTGGAAGAATGACCAAAGGTATATCTTACACGTATTGAATCagattttccattttctttttcagtcaaagatgttaaaaatgaatGTACAATAGTACCTTAACCGAGTCCTTGTAAGTGTACTTTTTGTCATATTCCTGCAAATATATAGTGTGTGCCTTTGTGGTCTGGCTAACCAATAAGCTAGCAAATATTGCATGACACTTTAAATTTAAAGCAGCTAGAGGAACTTGCTCTATAAGTCGCATCATtttggaatttgaaaaaaaatgaagtgggGAGGGAATATAGTTGAAAGGTTTATTTGTAGGCAGAAAATAGAGAAGGAGATTTTGTGGATTGCTCTTTGTATGATGGCAAAAGATAACAAGTTTAGCACCACTAAAAAATATAGACATGTACTgtccaaaaatttcaaaaaaaaaaaaaaaaattatggtcagTGGCATTAATTAGAGACTAGCATTGTGAGCAAACAATTGATGGGTCTGCTTTGTTTATTCTAAacaaatatgataaataaattttttttttcttaagaatcAAGTAGGGCTAACCTCGTCTTGGAATTTAAACGAGCACAGGATGAATGAGAAGGcacaaatgaaaatattttaaacccCATCTGATTTCAACAATATGTTGATGAAATCCAAAGATGAATTATTGGTATGAGTTCAGATTTACCAAGCCTAGAGGACTGGCTTCTATGGAGTGCCTTTGGAGGAGTAttagagtaaaatttaaaatgtaagCACCAGGCACTGACTAACATTTGAGTTGTGTGACTATTTTAAGAAGGGGGTGATATTCGTGCGAAAAGAACatctttccatttctttttatttttagctacATGAGACGTGTGGTatttaaaaaatccaatgaTCTTATAATCTCCATGTAAAGCATACAAAATTACACAAATTGTCACAAATCTAGCTAaaattttctcccaaaaaagaaaagaaaagaaggaattGTAGAATTTAAATAGGAGGGGGTATtcttttaacaaaaacataCGATGCATTATTACGGTAAAGGATTCAATCATTCAAGTGGAAGACAGTAAAAGTAATAAAGGACAATATGATCATCAAagatgaaaagtaaaaaaagaaaagaaaatatgcatttaGATGAGTTAGGAAAAGAGAATTTTATCATGTAATTAATGGACTCAATTGACTGGAAAAAGTTCTTATAATTTAAACCACACCCTAATTAGCTAGCAATTAGGGCTcacatttaaatatttaattgatacCATTTTCATGCATATAACTAGAAATCCATGAGTTGTAATGTCTTTTTCATATAACTGTAAGATGCTAAATGTTCTCCTTCCAGCCGATTACATAACAGTTGGCTGAACCACATTTTATTCTGTGATTGCGTGTGTTTGTGTCCTGGTCCAGAGCAGACTTTTTGTGTACGGTGCAAGTGTGATTTTTCCTTCTCACAAAAGTTTCGGTAGGTTATATGGAGCATAGTTTGTGTTTAATTCATATTATGGCTTGACTTGATATAAAAATGTTAcaatttttaatggaaaattttttgagaCTTAGTTCATGGAGCAGAGACTTGGGCTAATAGGCTACTCCCAGATCTCATGAAAAAATTTTGGCCCGTTTTTAGTCCATTGTGAATCTTCTATATGAGATATAAATATCGTTGTTTCCTATTAGGATTTGGTATTgttattttgagagagagagagagagagagagagagagagagagagagagagagagagagagagagagagagagagagagagagagagagagagagagagagagagagagagaactgtaCTAACTTTGTGAACATAAGCAAATTACCGAATCATGTAAATACTATCTTGTGTAATTGTTTACTTTGGCacattttttctatatttgtGCATCTCACAGATTTAGGAATTCGTGAATATTTCCTAAGTTGTGTATTAttttttcctatatatttttCGCCTCTACTCGTGTAAATTCCCTTCAAGTTTCTCTTAAATTAGGCCGAGTAGAAGAGAAATtgttctacaattttttttttcttgcacaaGTTGTTCTCCTAGTAAACATAGATAAAAATTACTTGATGATCTCTTCGTTTCCTAGGTCTCTAACAAATCCATTGCATGATAAACATTTATTCTTTTGACcggaaaaaaatattcaaataagaATTGACTGATCGATACTGGTTCATAATGGAGAATATAATGCTACTATAGgttaaaataaagaagagacTACAGATCGGACAAAGCAAGACATTGTTGTCGTGTCTAGCATCATTTACAAGAGTGTGCTTTAGCTACTAATGaaaatgaaagcaaaaaaaatatggCTGGCAAAAGAAGAAGCTATAATTATACAAGAAGCAGCCAGTATATTtcctttcaaatttgaaattcttTATCCTCCTATACCTTGGCAAGCTTTATTAGTTTATACCAATTTGACAACAAGCAAAACACATGAAAGAATCACACTAGTGCGTGTGATTCTAAACAATGACTAATATGTTGGGCTATTACTAGAAAGTTATTGGTCATTTGACCTATAAAGGTTCATTAAAATGTCTAATAACATTCTAAAGTGCTactttgtaaaaaaaagaaattaaagaaaacaaaggtGTCAATTTAAGTATTTTAATCACATTATTTAACTCTTAATCTCTGATTAGTTTTTACGCTAACCCCTCCAACACTAACAAAAATATGATTCTTATTTTTCTGTATGGCAAAATTACCATCTTTTCCAAAAATTCACCCACAATTAGACATACTTACCCAAAAGGAGCAATATAACCAATAATTTGGTCAATAAATCGCtagtgtttgttttgttttttgttttttgtcttaatttttttatataaaaaaaatataataataataaaattagctttaattttagatttttttttttttgtcacgcATTTAGCATAAAAGCTACCAAAAATTGATACCAAATAGAATCTAGATCTCACTCAAGGTCAGAGCTTGGAAATTGGAAGattataaaattcattttatctCATTATTGATGATATTTACATATAGACAATTAGACATGGGAAATTTcaaccaagaagaagaaaaaaaaaaattagactttaAAGTTAACTCTTGCTAAGACTGCTTATAGCGTATAACAACTCCCAAACTACAAAGTTTAAACCTCAGCAACATGAGGTGACTTATTCAGAAGGGAAAAAAGGTCTATTCTGAGTTTACTTTGCTCAAAAAGCCCTTTTTCTGGTCATGTCGTACGGACCTAACTATACTATGAAAGCTCCTCCTAGAAAAAGATTTATAGATTCTTCCAACTATCAATATTCTTCAAAAGCCATAGCACTGAAACTCTTCTGTGGCTCCACCAAAACCGTTCACAAACTGTCCCATATTCACTGTTCCACTCTCTTCATGCAAACCCTCAAGCTGCAAACACAGATTGACAATAACAACTAAGATTgtagcaaagaaaaaaaaacagagaaaatgtGTTAGAATTGAAATCTAGAAATGGGTATTAAGTGTTTTATTTACCCAGAGataatcttcttcttcaataCCGGTTGAACATGCAGCTTTGGGAATCTCACCGGTTTCGTCATTGCGTGCGAATCTTCCACGTATGCGGGGTCGATTGTCGGCTAGTGTTTTTCGACATGCATACTGAGGTAGTGGTGATGCAAATACAATtagacataaataaataaataaatgaaaagcagccgcatttagtttttttttttttttaaatttatcaaacacttatATTATATAAGCCTATAAGGCACTTTCTTAATAGTATTGTGATTAAATTGTTAAAGATTTGCACAAACAAGGtaaaattaataaactatttgtttttctaacaaccaaaattttattaccttcttttcaaaaaaaaaataaaaaaaaaaatttgttacctTAATGGTCTTGTTGAAGTTCCTCTGGGTTCTTTTGGCTCTGTACTTGGAaatcctctcttttctctcttctgcACTGTAACGCCCTACTTTAAAGTTTGTTTCTTCATTGAATGAGCTTTCTGTAGCCAAAGGACCTGAGTAGGACCTTGGGGCAGTGTGTGTTGCTTTGATATTCtgaaaacaaagcaaaagaacACAGAATTTGATTAGATGTTAAATTGAAAAAcagaggaaaataaaaacagaggaaaagaagagaactTTATAGAGAAATTTCTAAGTTCTGACCTGCAAATCACCTGTGCTACAAACCCTTCTCATCTGTCCagctaaaaaactattttcaggTGGGCTTAAGGCCTGGTTTTGAAAGTTTTGGGACTCCATTAAAGTATCAAAGTGAGGCTGAAAGAGAAAGCTGGGCTTTCCTTCAAAACAATTACTACTATAGCTCCTCTGCATGAACTTATTAGCCACATTCTCAGTCCCACAACTGTAACTTTGAGGAACAAAGGCCTGGCTGAAAGAAGACTCAAAACCCAATTGACATTCTTCATTTTTAACCTCTAAACCTTCCAAGCCAGACAAATTCCCAAACCCATATGGCACACCAGAAACATTAGGCAAACACTGCAAATTATGGGTTTGCATATGGTTCAAGCTATCTAATTGCTGGCTTGGAGAGGAGGAAGACACAAGTGGAGGAGAAAAGTGGTCAAAGGAGTGAGATTCTTCAACTCGGTTATCATAGTTTTGGCTGTCTGAAATTGAAATTCCCTGAAAAATATCAAACGGTGAGTCTGACATAAAGGTCAGGTCTCCATCAGAGGAGATCATGTCTGAGCTTGAATGGCGGTGGtcatcaaaaatataaagatctGAAGAcattgaaaagtgaaaacccaATTCCTTCCTCACTCAAAATTCAACTttaacaagcaaaaaaaaaaaaaaaaacacaaaaaaaggcCTATAAGTTGctcaaaataatgaaatatataatagcAGCAAAGATGtatttctcttccttttccttttttggtggCTATTTTGTCTGGGTAATTGGTTCTGAAACGGACACAAAGCAAAACTTAACTGACACTGggctctaatttatttttttaaggcttTGGATTACTAGAGCTACAAGACAAAGAAACGCCAACTTCTCTCTGTGTCTCTCACTCCTCATGAGATTTTCAAACAAACACAAGAAGAAACCAGTGCACTTCACTAATGCTTAAATAAACGACTTGTTTTCTCTTTCGCCCTCGTGCTTCTCtgcatttcttaaaaaaaacccCAGATACTTTTTTGCTTTTCACAAAGAGCAGTGATTCTATCAAATTTTACTGAAGAAATTTATTGCTACGCCATCTTTTACCTCTTTTTCACAACCCCAAATACTATTTTGCTTTGATTCTAAAATGTTGATTTCAggatttataataaattataggcTTTTTGTTAGAGAAATGTTAGATtatacaacatttttaaaacactttcacaacaaattttaggtagCAAGTTGTTACGAACTGTTATTAATGGGCAAAGAAGTAATTTTAGTgatggattcaaattaaaaacctgtaacaacctaccacctaggttttgttgtgaaaatattgtaaacatagcACATGATAAGGAGGAATCTAGCTGTATTCGAGATTAATCTATTtgtatatatctaaaagctcaagtttagtatttattgttgttacacttctgttgagccacatcagcagtcACCTCATTCACTTATTTCAAACCaattctctcttatttttaacCGCTTTTCTGCTTCTTAATTTCTCAAGTTATTACTTATTGTTACACTTTCTTCAGCATTTCCCCTcccttttactttttcttctcaGCTTATTTTCTATGAATTTGTTATTGtctctcacattctctctttaaaaaatggttattctctctctctctctctctctctctctctctctcttatatttttttcttgcaaCTCGATTTTAGGTTgatgattttttgtgttttttaaaattctattatgaGTTAATACGTTTTGgtattgtattttttagttctcCAGCACAAGTAGTCCATTCCTTTTATaactttggtttgatttttgtttaagtTATAGTTATTTTGGAAATGAGaattgaatttatatcaaaacacaatattGATTATGCATTTAAGTgagaatgaagaatttgaataatttatttgaaacttaaaaagtaaaagacaATTTTGATGAATATGAACTGTCTCATAAAGgaataatattaatcaaatgCACTCAATTacaaattgtttaatttttaggaaaa
This region includes:
- the LOC126710044 gene encoding zinc finger protein CONSTANS-LIKE 1-like translates to MSSDLYIFDDHRHSSSDMISSDGDLTFMSDSPFDIFQGISISDSQNYDNRVEESHSFDHFSPPLVSSSSPSQQLDSLNHMQTHNLQCLPNVSGVPYGFGNLSGLEGLEVKNEECQLGFESSFSQAFVPQSYSCGTENVANKFMQRSYSSNCFEGKPSFLFQPHFDTLMESQNFQNQALSPPENSFLAGQMRRVCSTGDLQNIKATHTAPRSYSGPLATESSFNEETNFKVGRYSAEERKERISKYRAKRTQRNFNKTIKYACRKTLADNRPRIRGRFARNDETGEIPKAACSTGIEEEDYLWLEGLHEESGTVNMGQFVNGFGGATEEFQCYGF